The Parambassis ranga chromosome 19, fParRan2.1, whole genome shotgun sequence genome contains a region encoding:
- the cdkn1bb gene encoding cyclin dependent kinase inhibitor 1Bb yields the protein MIRGDVRLQSTAAVSVSGSTCAWHKSFYACFGALAATRRRYPLCFERCVFLLKPGRSRLVDKFVPFFFFSGGKMSDVRLSNGSPTLERTDSRVSDNPKPSACKNLFGSVDHEELKRDLKGHLRELEEAASAKWGFDFANHKPLMNGRLDWELVDHRTVPNFYTRQPHREKGVCSAGNNNVDLNGNHNCVVVAPSEDSDRSDGQMEHKEQCTGLRKRPACHDPMAQTKRSHTSSEEVRCPNRSHSAAEQTPRKSSPRRQT from the exons ATGATCCGCGGAGACGTTCGGCTTCAGAGCACCGCGGCCGTTAGCGTCTCCGGCTCGACGTGCGCATGGCATAAGTCGTTTTACGCTTGTTTTGGAGCTTTGGCAGCGACGAGGAGGAGATACCCGTTGTGTTTTGAGCGCTGTGTTTTCCTTCTGAAACCTGGACGCTCCCGGCTGGTTGATAAATTTgtgcctttcttctttttttccggGGGGAAAATGTCAGATGTTCGTCTTTCAAACGGGAGCCCGACGCTGGAGCGCACGGACTCCCGGGTGTCGGATAACCCAAAACCCTCAGCCTGCAAAAACCTCTTCGGCTCCGTGGATCACGAAGAGTTAAAGAGGGATTTAAAGGGACATTTGCGGGAGCTGGAAGAGGCAGCCTCCGCCAAGTGGGGCTTCGACTTCGCCAATCACAAGCCGCTGATGAACGGCAGGCTCGACTGGGAATTAGTGGATCACAGAACCGTCCCGAATTTCTACACCCGACAGCCGCACAGGGAGAAAGGCGTCTGCTCCGCTGGGAATAACAATGTGGATCTAAATGGGAATCATAACTGTGTTGTGGTGGCTCCGAGCGAAGACAGCGACAGGTCTGACGGGCAGATGGAGCACAAGGAGCAGTGCACCGGGCTGAGGAAGAGACCTGCATGTCACG ACCCCATGGCTCAAACTAAGAGGTCAcacaccagctcagaggaggtTAGATGTCCGAACCGGAGCCACTCTGCAGCAGAACAGACCCCCAGAAAGAGCAGTCCCAGGAGGCAAACGTGA
- the yars2 gene encoding tyrosine--tRNA ligase, mitochondrial, which produces MAASMVRICRYASRHGRCSFLIRTRPSLAPQSDLHRSSPARGGLLFSLNKRGVLKESFPENAAQDELPRLLQSGAQTVYCGFDPTADSLHVGNLLAIIGLLHFRSAGHHVLAVLGGATAQIGDPSGKSSERERLSGDTVEANTTRIRESIQRIFTNHELYFHDSSRTLGTMAVLNNMSWYKNWGVVGFLSDAGRHFRMGTMLSRHSVQSRLKSADGMSLTEFTYQVFQAYDFYHLNQIYGCKIQLGGTDQLGNLMSGHEYIHKVSGEEVFGLTVPLVTSSVGDKLGKTAGNAVWLNRDKTSPFELYQFFLRQPDGSVEGYLKLFTFLPLAEVERLMEQQREDPSKRLAHKRLAAEVTKLVHGKEGLESAKRCTNALYHSSTQALEEMTDEELQELFREAPFHEMLLDPGTTVLDACRKTNAIPEGARGYRMISDGGVWINHMRENKPEQVLIPKLHILSNGLTLLRVGKRNFYIIKWLSL; this is translated from the exons ATGGCCGCGTCCATGGTGAGGATCTGCCGTTACGCATCGCGGCATGGACGCTGTAGTTTTCTCATTCGAACGCGCCCCAGCCTCGCACCGCAGTCTGACCTCCACCGTTCTTCACCTGCACGCGGCGGGCTGCTCTTCTCTCTGAATAAACGCGGGGTTCTGAAGGAGTCGTTCCCGGAAAACGCAGCGCAGGACGAGCTACCCCGGTTGCTCCAATCCGGTGCGCAGACTGTATACTGCGGCTTTGACCCCACCGCTGACAGCCTTCATGTGGGGAACTTGCTGGCTATCATCGGCCTGCTGCACTTCCGAAGCGCCGGACACCACGTCCTCGCCGTGCTCGGAGGGGCCACGGCACAAATCGGAGACCCCAGCGGGAAGTCAAGCGAACGGGAGCGACTGTCCGGGGACACGGTGGAGGCGAACACGACGAGAATCCGAGAAAGCATTCAGAGGATTTTCACCAACCACGAACTGTACTTCCACGACAGCTCCAGGACACTGGGCACCATGGCCGTGCTGAACAATATGAGCTGGTATAAGAACTGGGGCGTGGTGGGGTTTCTGTCGGATGCCGGAAGGCACTTCAGGATGGGCACCATGCTCAGCCGCCACAGCGTGCAGTCCAGGCTGAAGAGCGCAGACGGTATGAGCCTGACAGAGTTCACCTACCAGGTGTTCCAAGCTTATGACTTCTACCACCTGAACCAAATATACGGCTGCAAGATTCAGCTCGGAGGCACCGACCAGCTGGGCAATTTGATGTCTGGCCATGAGTACATACACAA AGTGAGCGGTGAGGAGGTGTTTGGCCTGACCGTCCCGCTGGTGACCAGCTCTGTTGGGGACAAGCTCGGGAAAACAGCAGGCAACGCAGTGTGGCTCAACAGAGACAAAACGTCACCCTTTGAACTGTACCAGTTCTTTCTCAGGCAGCCTGATGGCAGCGTGGAGGG GTACCTGAAGCTGTTCACCTTTCTGCCTCTGGCGGAGGTGGAGAGgctgatggagcagcagagagaggatcCAAGTAAACGCCTTGCACATAAAAGACTGGCTGCAGAAGTGACAAAACTGGTGCATGGAAAGGAGGGCCTGGAAAGTGCCAAGAG ATGTACCAATGCGCTGtatcacagcagcacacaggccTTGGAGGAAATGACTGATGAGGAGCTTCAGGAACTTTTCAGGGAGGCGCCGTTCCATGAGATGCTGTTGGACCCGGGGACCACCGTGCTGGACGCCTGCCGCAAGACCAACGCCATTCCAGAGGGAGCCAGAGG gTATCGGATGATATCAGACGGCGGAGTATGGATCAACCACATGCGGGAAAACAAACCGGAGCAGGTCCTGATCCCCAAACTCCACATCCTGTCTAATGGACTCACCCTGCTCAGAGTAGGCAAGAGGAACTTCTACATCATCAAGTGGCTCAGTCTCTGA